One part of the Glycine max cultivar Williams 82 chromosome 14, Glycine_max_v4.0, whole genome shotgun sequence genome encodes these proteins:
- the LOC100789048 gene encoding kinesin-like protein KIN-4A: MVEAGEDCCVKVAVHVRPLIGEEKVQGCKDCVSVVPGKPQVQIGAHSFTFDHVYGSTGSPSSAMFDECVASLVDGLFQGYNATVLAYGQTGSGKTYTMGTGFKDGCQEGIIPQVMSSLFNKIETLKHQNEFQLHVSFIEILKEEVRDLLDPSSMNKPETANGHAGKVTIPGKPPIQIRESSNGVITLAGSTEVSVTTLKEMAACLEQGSLSRATGSTNMNNQSSRSHAIFTITLEQMRKLNSHGEISLNDTMNEEYLCAKLHLVDLAGSERAKRTGSDGLRFKEGVHINKGLLALGNVISALGDEKKRKEGVHVPYRDSKLTRLLQDSLGGNSRTVMIACISPADINAEETLNTLKYANRARNIQNKPVVNRDPMSNEMLKMRQQLEYLQAELCARSGGSPEEVQVLKERIAWLEAANEDLRCELHEYRSRCSTVEQCEKDAYENSTCNVKTDGHKRGLPITASDYPMSETTGDSREIEEVEKEWEHTLLQNSMDRELHELNKRLEQKESEMKLFGIPDAEALKQHFGRKIMELEDEKRTVQRERDRLLAEVENLAANSDGQMQKSEDIHAQKLKTLEAQILDLKKKQESQVQLLKQKQKSDEAAKRLQDEIQSIKAQKVQLQHRIKQEAEQFRQWKASREKELLQLKKEGRRNEFERHKLQALNQRQKMVLQRKTEEAAMATKRLKELLEARKSSSRDISGSMNGSGTNGQSNEKSLQRWLDHELEVMVKEHEVRFEYEKQSQVRAALAEELAILKQVNGVAAKGLPPPRGKNGFARASSMSPNARMARIASLESMLNISSNSLVAMASQLSEAEERERAFTNRGRWNQLRSMGEAKNLLQYLFNSVGDARCQLWEKDTEIKEIKDQIKELVGLLRQSEMKRKETEKELKAREQAVATTLATPTSGNSPNSLKHYAEDIKEPLSPESVPVQKQRKYMPGITNGQVRESAAFVDQSRTMIPIGQLSMKKLAIVGQASGKLWRWKRSHHQWLVQFKWKWQKPWRLSERIRHSDETIMRARPRSQALPHIM, encoded by the exons atggtGGAAGCGGGTGAGGATTGTTGCGTGAAGGTCGCGGTCCACGTGCGACCTCTCATCGGCGAGGAGAAGGTGCAGGGATGCAAGGATTGCGTGAGCGTCGTGCCAGGGAAGCCTCAG GTACAAATTGGTGCACATTCCTTTACATTTGATCATGTTTACGGGAGCACTGGTTCTCCCTCATCTGCCATGTTCGATGAATGTGTTGCATCCCTTGTTGATGGTTTGTTCCAAGGATATAATGCTACTGTTCTTGCATATGGTCAG ACAGGTTCTGGGAAAACATACACCATGGGCACTGGCTTTAAAGATGGTTGCCAAGAGGGAATAATACCCCAAGTTATGAGTTCTCTGTTTAACAAAATTGAGACCTTAAAGCATCAGAATGAATTTCAGCTGCATGTGTCCTTTATCGAG attcttaaagaagaagtaagagaCTTGTTGGATCCATCCTCTATGAACAAACCAGAAACTGCAAATGGACATGCAGGGAAAGTAACTATTCCTGGGAAACCGCCAATACAAATCCGTGAGTCATCAAATGGTGTCATTACTCTAGCAGGATCTACTGAAGTTAGTGTTACAACACTAAAAGAAATGGCTGCTTGCCTAGAACAAGGATCATTGAGTAGAGCAACTGGGAGTACAAATATGAACAACCAATCCAG TCGTTCACATGCTATCTTCACCATCACATTAGAACAAATGCGGAAGCTCAATAGTCATGGTGAGATCAGTTTAAATGATACAATGAATGAAGAATATCTTTGTGCCAAGTTGCACTTGGTAGATCTTGCTGGATCAGAACGAGCTAAAAGAACCGGGTCTGATGGTCTGCGCTTTAAGGAAG GAGTTCACATTAACAAAGGCCTTCTAGCGCTCGGCAATGTTATTAGTGCACTTGGTgatgaaaagaagagaaaggaaggTGTTCATGTTCCTTATAGGGATAGTAAACTTACTAGGCTTTTGCAG GATTCACTTGGTGGTAACAGCAGAACTGTTATGATAG CCTGCATAAGTCCTGCTGATATTAATGCTGAGGAAACACTTAACACTTTGAAGTATGCAAACCGTGCACGGAACATCCAAAATAAGCCTGTT GTCAATAGAGATCCCATGTCCAACGAGATGCTAAAAATGCGACAACAACTTGAGTATCTGCAAGCGGAACTTTGTGCTCGTTCTGGTGGCTCTCCTGAGGAAGTTCAG GTCCTCAAGGAAAGGATTGCTTGGCTTGAAGCTGCTAATGAGGATCTTCGATGTGAACTTCATGAATATCGTAGTAGATGCTCTACTGTAGAACAATGCGAAAAGGATGCATAT GAAAATAGCACATGTAATGTAAAGACTGATGGGCACAAGAGGGGCTTACCTATCACAGCATCTGATTATCCAATGAGTGAAACAACAG GGGATTCAAGGGAAATtgaagaagtagaaaaagagTGGGAGCATACTCTTCTGCAAAATAGTATGGATAGAGAGTTACATGAATTGAATAAACGCTTGGAGCAAAAAGAG TCTGAGATGAAGCTTTTTGGAATACCTGATGCTGAGGCACTcaagcagcattttggaaggaagataATGGAACTAGAGGATGAGAAAAGAACTGTACAG CGAGAGAGGGATCGTCTTTTGGCTGAAGTTGAAAATCTTGCTGCCAATTCTGATGGACAAATGCAGAAATCAGAGGATATCCATgcccaaaaattaaaaacacttgAAGCCCAG ATTCTGGATCTAAAGAAGAAACAGGAGAGTCAGGTCCAGCTCTTGAAGCAAAAGCAAAAAAGTGATGAAGCAGCGAAGCGATTACAAGATGAAATACAATCTATAAAAGCCCAAAAG GTTCAACTGCAACATAGGATAAAACAAGAGGCTGAACAGTTTCGGCAATGGAAGGCTTCTAGAGAGAAAGAGCTTCTGCAA TTaaagaaggaaggaaggagaaatGAGTTTGAACGCCATAAGCTGCAAGCTTTAAATCAGCGCCAGAAAATG GTCCTTCAAAGAAAGACTGAAGAAGCTGCAATGGCCACTAAGAGGTTAAAGGAGTTGTTAGAAGCTCGTAAATCTTCCAGCCGAGACATTTCAG GTTCAATGAATGGAAGTGGAACAAATGGACAG AGCAATGAGAAGTCCTTACAACGGTGGCTTGATCATGAGCTGGAAGTCATGGTAAAAGAGCATGAAGTTCGTTTTGAGTATGAGAAGCAGAGCCAAGT GCGAGCTGCGCTTGCTGAGGAGTTGGCCATACTAAAGCAAGTAAACGGGGTTGCTGCCAAGGGTCTCCCTCCTCCCAGAGGAAAGAATGGATTTGCTAG AGCATCCTCCATGTCCCCAAATGCAAGAATGGCCAGAATAGCTTCACTTGAGAGCATGCTGAACATATCATCTAATTCACTTGTAGCAATGGCTTCTCAACTTTCTGAGGCAGAAGAACGAGAACGGGCCTTCACTAATCGTGGACGCTGGAACCAGTTGCGCTCAATGGGAGAAGCCAAGAATTTGCTTCAATATTTGTTCAATTCTGTTGGAGATGCTAG GTGCCAACTGTGGGAAAAGGACACTGAGATCAAGGAAATAAAAGATCAAATCAAAGAACTTGTAGGTCTATTACGGCAAagtgaaatgaaaagaaaggaaactgaGAAGGAACTAAAAGCGAGAGAGCAAGCTGTTGCAACCACATTGGCGACCCCAACTTCT GGAAACTCTCCAAATTCATTGAAACACTATGCGGAAGACATCAAGGAACCTTTATCTCCAGAGTCTGTGCCAGTACAGAAACAGCGCAAATATATGCCAGGCATCACTAATGGCCAAGTGAGGGAATCAGCAGCATTTGTAGATCAGAGTAGAACG ATGATACCCATTGGGCAACTGTCAATGAAAAAACTAGCAATTGTAGGACAAGCTTCTGGCAAGCTATGGAGGTGGAAAAGAAGCCACCATCAGTGGCTAGTACAATTTAAATGGAAATGGCAGAAGCCATGGAGACTTTCTGAACGGATTCGGCACAGTGATGAGACAATCATGAGAGCAAGGCCACGTTCGCAGGCTTTGCCGCATATAATGTGA
- the LOC100786549 gene encoding uncharacterized protein, giving the protein MMDSEMVEAESSSSSSSQPQPQASSSGQTDVVRDLLTLARQLITQGKPSQALQAVVVAMKTRGGDEAVFQSLHRAREVYRSRLQENAAVDQLASLFAECAIAEAQPVVIEPPANNITNPSITPEPDAHGTSILAESGRMQVVLDAVSDGSSFICLKCGGLVSNHRKDEHYAYWCC; this is encoded by the exons ATGATGGACTCAGAAATGGTGGAAGCagagtcatcatcatcatcatcatcgcaGCCTCAGCCGCAGGCATCGAGTTCCGGCCAAACCGACGTCGTTCGCGATTTGCTCACATTGGCTCGCCAGCTCATCACTCAAGGCAAACCCTCCCAAGCCCTCCAAGCT GTGGTTGTAGCAATGAAGACTAGAGGTGGTGATGAAGCTGTTTTTCAGTCCTTGCATCGTGCTCGTGAGGTGTATAGAAGCAGACTGCAAGAGAATGCTGCAGTTGATCAGCTGGCTTCTTTGTTTGCTGAGTGTGCTATTGCTGAAGCTCAGCCTGTAGTGATTGAACCACCTGCCAATAACATTACCAACCCATCAATTACCCCAGAACCTGATGCTCATGGGACTTCCATACTGGCAGAAAGTGGCAGGATGCAAGTAGTGTTGGATGCAGTCTCTGATGGAAGCAGCTTCATCTGTTTGAAGTGTGGAGGCCTTGTTAGTAACCATCGCAAAGACGAGCACTATGCATACTGGTGTTGTTAA
- the LOC100789584 gene encoding uncharacterized protein At4g06744: MSRRSMPAKLLLTTLYILLVSLPIHMSPHDVNIDTHKFRSSSGHRSKTVGGGSAKGCNNNQFDTNTTPCQKSTTIQAVPASSPPLVFADQRLEVVYPIIQKFKSTITSDPLGVTKTWVGSDICSYKGFYCDIPPDNSSATALASIDLNGFQLSASTLDGFIDNLPDIALFHANSNNFGGTISPQIAKLPYLYELDVSNNQLSGPFPTAVLGMNSLTFLDLRFNSFSGEVPPQIFTQNLQVLFINNNIFTQGLPDNLASTHILLLTLANNKFMGPIPRSLPKALATLSEVLLLNNQLTGCLPYEIGFLEEATVFDAGNNQLTGPLPLSLSCLEKVEVLNLGGNMLYGMVPEVVCVGLVNLVNFSLSDNYFTHVGPLCRMLIQRGVLDVRNNCIPDLPFQRSVMECAEFFATPRMCPFMWFHGLIPCKLPFQHSIHN, encoded by the coding sequence ATGAGTAGAAGAAGCATGCCTGCAAAATTGTTGCTCACAACTTTGTATATCCTCTTGGTGTCTCTTCCTATTCACATGTCACCACATGATGTTAACATAGACACACACAAATTCAGAAGTAGTAGTGGCCACAGAAGCAAAACTGTTGGTGGTGGCTCAGCCAAAGGTTGCAACAACAACCAATTTGACACAAACACAACACCATGTCAAAAATCGACAACCATTCAAGCAGTTCCAGCTTCTTCACCTCCCCTTGTGTTTGCAGACCAAAGACTTGAAGTAGTGTATCCAATAATCCAAAAATTCAAGTCCACCATCACCTCAGATCCACTAGGAGTGACCAAAACTTGGGTAGGATCAGATATATGCAGCTACAAAGGCTTCTACTGTGACATTCCCCCAGACAATAGTTCTGCCACTGCTTTGGCTTCTATTGACTTAAATGGTTTCCAACTATCTGCTTCCACCCTTGATGGCTTCATTGATAATCTCCCTGATATTGCTCTCTTCCATGCTAATTCCAACAATTTTGGTGGCACAATCTCACCCCAAATAGCCAAACTCCCTTACCTATATGAGCTTGATGTTAGCAACAACCAATTATCTGGTCCATTTCCCACTGCTGTTCTAGGCATGAACTCTTTAACATTCTTGGACTTAAGGTTCAATTCTTTTTCTGGGGAAGTTCCACCACAAATTTTCACACAAAACCTCCAAGTCCTTTTCATAAACAACAACATCTTCACTCAAGGGTTGCCTGATAACTTAGCCTCCACTCATATTCTCTTGCTCACCTTAGCAAACAACAAGTTCATGGGTCCAATTCCAAGAAGTCTTCCCAAGGCTTTGGCCACTCTAAGTGAAGTGCTTTTACTAAACAACCAGTTAACAGGTTGTTTGCCTTATGAGATTGGTTTTCTCGAAGAGGCCACAGTGTTTGATGCTGGCAACAACCAGTTAACTGGTCCTTTGCCTTTATCTTTGAGTTGTCTTGAGAAGGTGGAGGTGCTCAATTTGGGTGGTAATATGTTGTATGGCATGGTGCCAGAAGTGGTGTGTGTAGGATTGGTGAATTTGGTAAACTTTTCATTATCTGATAACTATTTCACACATGTGGGGCCACTTTGTAGGATGCTGATTCAGAGAGGGGTTCTTGATGTTAGGAACAATTGTATTCCTGATCTTCCGTTTCAGAGATCAGTGATGGAGTGTGCTGAGTTCTTTGCAACACCAAGGATGTGTCCCTTCATGTGGTTTCATGGTCTCATCCCTTGTAAGCTTCCTTTTCAACATTCCATTCACAATTAG
- the LOC106795772 gene encoding probable WRKY transcription factor 7 yields the protein MAVSDGYAIAVKEAASAGIHSVEKLVNMILNQHREGGSELEAVADVAVNRFSEVISLLEKPTTTRTTGHARFRRAPTTAPPVPVVQLQQMVHDSKHKLQQQQNETEQKQQTSAFKVYCPPPPPPLPQNQNHQEQPFILPLHNNEANGSTTNSYVSTLSMDTESLQRSCLSSSGFQISHMSHQGGSFVRKPPLSTNSVKRKCNSTGFPDTKCGSSSAQCHCYKKRYHLIRRIFFFFIIS from the coding sequence AGCGTAGAGAAACTCGTGAACATGATTTTGAATCAACACAGAGAGGGTGGTTCTGAATTGGAAGCAGTTGCTGACGTGGCGGTGAACCGCTTCAGCGAGGTTATTTCGCTGCTCGAGAAACCAACAACAACCAGAACCACCGGTCACGCTCGTTTCCGAAGGGCCCCTACAACGGCGCCACCTGTCCCTGTTGTTCAGTTGCAGCAAATGGTGCATGATTCAAAACACAAACTACAGCAACAACAGAACGAGAcagaacaaaaacaacaaacctCTGCTTTTAAGGTTTATTGtccccctcctcctcctcctctgccTCAGAATCAAAATCACCAAGAACAACCTTTTATTCTTCCTCTGCATAATAATGAAGCAAATGGTTCTACTACCAACTCCTATGTTTCAACGTTATCCATGGACACTGAGAGTTTGCAACGGTCATGTCTCTCTTCTTCGGGGTTTCAAATTTCTCACATGTCACATCAGGGGGGTTCTTTTGTGCGTAAACCACCGCTTTCTACAAATTCTGTCAAGAGGAAGTGCAATTCCACGGGTTTTCCTGATACCAAGTGTGGATCATCCTCTGCTCAGTGCCATTGCTACAAGAAAAGGTATCATTTAATTAggaggatattttttttttttataatcagttaa